A segment of the Pseudomonadota bacterium genome:
GCAGCCAGGTCTCCGGAATCATACGCCACCTCTACGTCGACTACAACTCCCCGGTCAAGAAGGGGCAGGCCCTGGCCCAGATCGATCAAGCCACCTTCCAGGCCCAGGTCGACCAGGCCGAAGCCGCCGTGAGCAACGCCGAAGCCGCCTTCCAGAACGCGCGCGCGGCCGAGAAGGACACCTCTGCCGGCATCACCTCGGCCGGGGCCTCGGTCTTGAGCTTCCAGGCAAAGGCCGCGTCGGCGCGCGCCGCGGTGGCGAACGCGAACGCCGGGCTGCGGGCCGCCCAGGCGAATCTCCAGAAGGCACAGTCCGACCTTCACCAGGCCGAGATCAACCATTCGCGCAACAAGACGCTGCTGGCCAAGGACCTCATTCCTCGCAGCGACTACGACACCACCAGCACCCAGCTCACAAACGCCCGTGCCGCCGTCGGCGCCGCTCGTGGTCAGGTTGACGCCGCCCAGGCCACCGCCCGGGCAGCCGAGTTCACGGCCCGATCGGCCGAGATGGAGATCGAGACCGCCCGGATGCGCCAGCAATCGGCGATGGCCCAGCATGAGCAGTCGCTGGCCTCGATGCGCGCCGCCGAAGCGCAGACGCGGGCCCAGAAGGCTTTGCTGACACAGCATCGCACCACCCTGTCGTACACCACCATCCGATCGCCCATCGACGGCGTGGTGGTCGACCGCAAGGTGCAGATCGGGCAGACCGTAGCCGCCAACTTCCAGGCCCCCGATCTCTTCTCGCTGGCCGAAGACCTCACCACCATGGAGGTGGCGTCTAACATCGACGAGGCCGACATCGGACGCGTGCGCACCGGCGCGCACGCCACGTTCACCGTCGACTCGTTCCCCGGACGCAAGTTCGCCGGTGAGGTGCGCCTGATCCGCCAGGCCCCCGTGACC
Coding sequences within it:
- a CDS encoding efflux RND transporter periplasmic adaptor subunit, whose translation is MKITLHPNLHRTDPCEHARRSARHGRATRAVIIVMTVIVALGAAWMWMRPTSTKAAVEYETGLVTRGEVSSHVTATGTLNAVTALEVGSQVSGIIRHLYVDYNSPVKKGQALAQIDQATFQAQVDQAEAAVSNAEAAFQNARAAEKDTSAGITSAGASVLSFQAKAASARAAVANANAGLRAAQANLQKAQSDLHQAEINHSRNKTLLAKDLIPRSDYDTTSTQLTNARAAVGAARGQVDAAQATARAAEFTARSAEMEIETARMRQQSAMAQHEQSLASMRAAEAQTRAQKALLTQHRTTLSYTTIRSPIDGVVVDRKVQIGQTVAANFQAPDLFSLAEDLTTMEVASNIDEADIGRVRTGAHATFTVDSFPGRKFAGEVRLIRQAPVTVNNVVTYVVMVRTKNPDLLLKPGMTATVSIDVETRKDVLLVPNAAIRFKPGGRGDEEKRDKASAAPSDAPGGAPTDGKKNGGHSRKQEDSPTLPPGRIDTNISTRPQKVWVQDPGDSTRLEPRKVFLGITDGQSTEVMRGDLKEGDKVITGSNEQGGDSSKGKSSSRMRFF